From Anabaena sphaerica FACHB-251, one genomic window encodes:
- a CDS encoding zinc metalloprotease HtpX translates to MLLQSGLDAFQQGRYQEAVYLLEEFSQTSLELSSPDYLTAQMWLMKAYQKTGDTEQARILWQKLINSNNPQVREWAEQDRPLFSSTQSNMPKAGRAAGVGVSLAMGGVGGSLALASGVTIALLFGMVFVLGLSLVLIFTSNEPLTGLAIAIGITLIFNLAAFFLSPFLMDFSQRWLYQTRWVNLAEIEHLSPETGKIIRQVCQQKNIKIPRLGIIDDQNPTAFTYGSLPNSARLVVSQGLFTYLDDDEIATVYAHELGHIVHWDFAVMTVASTLVQICYLVYSTARRFTRGGSGDSKIGNALQTASMVAYIFYIIGTYLLLYLSRTREYFADHFAAETTGNPNGLSRALVKIAYGIVEEGSRAQEPSRLIEGTRALGIYDHKAATSTGTAYRIASDPQKIGRVFLWDMFNPWGWWMELHSTHPLTGKRVRALSTYSEQLGLPTEFDMGRVMGEGKTLNKSKLYGNFFLDVVLYGAETIGFFLGLISGVFMLSSSSNPGLIMGMPLIGLGVGILIKAFVMFPDYSKAAPTDILTLMSDPYASPLRGQPAMLQGELIGRGDAGYKFGSDLKLQDPSGMLYLHYASRFGPIGNFLFGMKRVQSLLGQQVRTAGWFRRGIMPWMDLIQLEGESGTIVNSYHRFWSFILGGGSIILGIVLIGFLNGN, encoded by the coding sequence ATGTTATTGCAATCAGGCTTAGATGCCTTTCAACAGGGACGCTATCAAGAAGCAGTGTATCTACTAGAGGAATTTTCCCAAACTTCTCTAGAACTGAGTTCTCCAGATTATTTGACAGCCCAAATGTGGCTGATGAAAGCTTATCAAAAAACAGGCGACACCGAACAAGCTAGGATTCTGTGGCAAAAGTTAATCAACAGTAACAACCCACAGGTGCGAGAATGGGCAGAACAAGACCGCCCCTTGTTTTCATCAACCCAGTCTAATATGCCAAAAGCAGGACGGGCAGCAGGTGTGGGTGTAAGCTTGGCGATGGGAGGGGTAGGTGGTAGTTTAGCCCTAGCATCTGGTGTGACAATTGCCTTACTATTTGGCATGGTGTTCGTTTTAGGTTTAAGCCTAGTATTAATTTTTACCAGCAACGAGCCTCTGACCGGTTTAGCGATCGCCATTGGTATCACCTTAATATTTAATCTAGCCGCTTTTTTCCTTTCACCCTTCCTGATGGACTTCAGTCAAAGGTGGCTTTATCAAACTCGTTGGGTCAACTTAGCAGAAATTGAACACCTCAGTCCAGAAACAGGAAAAATCATTCGTCAAGTTTGTCAACAAAAAAATATCAAAATTCCTAGACTGGGAATAATTGACGACCAAAACCCCACAGCTTTCACTTATGGTTCCTTACCCAACAGCGCCCGGTTAGTCGTCAGCCAAGGACTTTTTACTTATCTCGATGATGATGAAATTGCTACCGTCTACGCCCACGAACTAGGTCACATCGTCCACTGGGACTTTGCTGTGATGACAGTAGCTTCTACCTTAGTGCAGATTTGCTACCTAGTTTACAGCACAGCTAGAAGGTTCACTCGTGGCGGTAGTGGAGATAGCAAAATCGGAAATGCTTTGCAAACAGCTAGTATGGTTGCTTACATCTTTTATATTATCGGTACTTATCTACTTTTATATCTCTCTCGCACCAGAGAATACTTTGCTGACCACTTTGCAGCAGAAACCACAGGCAACCCCAACGGACTTTCTCGTGCCTTAGTTAAAATTGCCTATGGCATTGTTGAAGAAGGTTCACGCGCCCAAGAACCCAGCCGCTTAATTGAAGGAACTCGTGCTTTAGGCATTTATGACCACAAAGCCGCAACTTCTACAGGTACAGCTTACCGCATCGCTTCTGACCCGCAAAAAATCGGTCGCGTCTTTTTGTGGGATATGTTTAACCCTTGGGGTTGGTGGATGGAATTACACTCTACTCATCCCCTCACAGGTAAACGAGTCCGCGCCCTTAGCACATACTCCGAACAACTGGGTTTACCTACCGAGTTTGACATGGGGCGAGTCATGGGTGAAGGTAAAACCCTCAATAAAAGTAAACTTTACGGCAACTTCTTCTTAGATGTCGTGCTGTATGGTGCAGAAACTATCGGTTTCTTCCTGGGTTTAATTAGCGGCGTATTCATGTTGTCTAGTTCCAGCAACCCTGGCTTAATTATGGGTATGCCATTAATAGGTTTAGGAGTGGGAATTTTAATCAAAGCCTTTGTCATGTTCCCCGACTATTCCAAAGCTGCACCCACCGACATTCTTACCTTGATGTCAGACCCCTATGCCAGTCCTTTACGGGGACAACCAGCCATGCTACAAGGAGAATTAATTGGCCGTGGAGATGCCGGTTATAAATTTGGTTCTGACCTCAAACTGCAAGATCCTAGCGGAATGCTTTATCTACATTACGCCTCCCGTTTTGGACCCATTGGTAATTTCTTGTTTGGCATGAAACGGGTACAAAGCTTGCTAGGTCAACAAGTGAGAACTGCTGGTTGGTTCCGTCGCGGGATTATGCCCTGGATGGATTTAATTCAACTAGAAGGCGAAAGTGGCACAATTGTCAACAGCTATCACCGCTTTTGGTCATTTATACTCGGCGGTGGATCGATTATCCTGGGAATAGTATTGATTGGATTTTTGAACGGCAATTAA
- a CDS encoding o-succinylbenzoate synthase: MIYQFSFRPISQKFTRPVITNHGIWEIRESIIIRLIDVTGRVRWGEISPISWFGSETVEQALKFCHQLPTEITPEIIFDIPDKLPACQFGFESALENFQEKPEFINYQNLTYSGLLPAGEAVLNQWTSLWNQGYKTFKWKIGVDEISKELNIFNSLIQNLPNSAKLRLDANGGLSYQEAKLWLTTCESLKNRIEFIEQPLPVDKFSEMRELSNDYDTKIALDESVATLQQLEDCYKQGWRGIFVIKPGIVGSPSRLRKFCQQHQIDVVFSSVFETEIGRQAALKLAGELSRNHRAVGFGINHYFI; the protein is encoded by the coding sequence ATGATTTATCAATTTTCTTTTCGTCCCATTAGTCAAAAATTCACTCGTCCTGTAATTACCAATCATGGAATTTGGGAAATTCGCGAAAGCATAATTATCCGTCTGATTGATGTTACAGGTAGAGTTCGTTGGGGGGAAATTTCCCCAATTTCTTGGTTCGGTTCTGAAACTGTAGAACAAGCTTTAAAATTTTGTCATCAACTACCAACCGAAATTACACCAGAGATAATTTTTGATATTCCAGATAAATTACCAGCTTGTCAATTTGGTTTTGAGTCAGCACTAGAAAATTTTCAAGAAAAACCAGAATTTATAAATTACCAAAATCTCACCTATAGCGGCTTATTACCAGCAGGAGAAGCCGTTTTAAATCAATGGACAAGTTTATGGAACCAGGGTTATAAAACATTTAAATGGAAAATTGGTGTTGATGAAATATCCAAAGAATTAAATATTTTTAACTCACTGATTCAGAACTTACCAAATTCAGCAAAATTACGTTTAGATGCTAATGGTGGACTCAGCTATCAAGAAGCTAAATTATGGTTGACAACTTGCGAAAGTCTAAAAAACAGAATTGAATTTATTGAACAACCGCTACCTGTAGATAAGTTCTCAGAAATGCGGGAATTGAGTAATGATTATGATACAAAAATTGCTTTAGATGAATCTGTCGCTACATTACAACAACTTGAAGATTGTTACAAACAAGGTTGGCGAGGTATTTTTGTGATTAAACCGGGAATAGTAGGTTCACCATCCCGGTTAAGGAAATTTTGTCAGCAACATCAAATTGATGTGGTATTTTCATCTGTATTTGAAACTGAAATTGGTAGACAAGCTGCCCTAAAATTAGCAGGAGAATTATCTAGAAATCATCGTGCAGTTGGTTTTGGCATCAATCACTATTTTATCTAG
- the menA gene encoding 2-carboxy-1,4-naphthoquinone phytyltransferase, with protein sequence MTTNQISIPKNKLWMAAIKPPMYSVAIMPIWVGSAVAFAETKIFNGVIFAVFITAAILILAWENISNDVFDAETGIDKNKHHSLVNLTGNKQLMFWLGNLCLGSGLLGIIAIALLQKDPTVIGIILLCCGLGYMYQGPPFRLGYQGLGEILCFFAFGPLGMTAAYYSQTQTWSITNLAAAVIVGIVTSLVLFCSHFHQVKDDIAAGKRSPIVRLGTAKGAQVLVGFTASIYPLSLLLVVLGIFPIWTLLSWLSLPFAFQLCRHVLENHHLPEKVSNCKFIAVKVHFLSCLLLGLGFVIGS encoded by the coding sequence ATGACTACAAATCAGATATCAATCCCCAAAAATAAATTATGGATGGCGGCTATCAAACCGCCAATGTACAGTGTTGCTATTATGCCTATATGGGTAGGTTCGGCGGTAGCATTTGCAGAAACTAAGATTTTTAATGGTGTAATATTTGCAGTTTTTATAACTGCGGCCATTTTAATTTTGGCTTGGGAAAATATTAGTAATGATGTTTTTGATGCAGAAACAGGTATTGATAAAAATAAACATCACTCGCTGGTGAATTTAACTGGTAACAAGCAGTTAATGTTTTGGTTAGGTAATTTGTGTTTAGGTTCGGGTTTGTTGGGAATAATTGCGATCGCTCTTTTGCAAAAAGACCCGACGGTAATTGGTATAATCCTCCTGTGCTGCGGTTTGGGTTATATGTACCAAGGACCCCCCTTTCGTCTAGGATACCAGGGTTTAGGCGAAATTCTCTGCTTTTTTGCTTTTGGACCTTTAGGAATGACGGCAGCATACTACAGTCAAACTCAAACTTGGTCAATCACCAATTTAGCCGCTGCTGTGATTGTTGGTATCGTCACCAGTTTAGTTTTATTTTGCTCACATTTTCACCAAGTTAAGGATGACATAGCCGCAGGAAAGCGATCGCCTATTGTGCGCTTAGGTACAGCAAAAGGCGCACAAGTATTAGTTGGGTTTACAGCTAGTATTTATCCCTTATCTTTGTTATTAGTTGTGTTGGGCATTTTCCCAATTTGGACATTACTAAGTTGGTTAAGTTTACCTTTTGCTTTCCAATTATGTCGTCATGTTCTAGAAAATCATCACCTACCAGAAAAAGTTAGTAACTGTAAATTCATTGCTGTCAAAGTTCATTTTTTAAGTTGCTTACTTTTGGGTTTAGGATTTGTGATTGGTTCATGA
- a CDS encoding class I SAM-dependent methyltransferase produces the protein MDNYKQQIIEFFNSRTAYDQEKGSQHPLEAIFLLESIPLHQGQKILDIATGTGLVAIPTALKVGSEGYVIGVDMSPGMLRQAREKVAAVGLKNIEFIEEDAEYIHFNDGSFDVIFCCSSIVYFIDIPTSLQKWHRFLKPEGFVAFTCPTETAYMASVYTTICANFFGVELPHILATLGTPEKCHKLLTQAGLRDIEIKIEKSGRYSNFSNTKLSNKLLNLIFKGHPLLAEISQGQLDQLQVEYKSELEKLVTDQGVWEETTTFFVRARK, from the coding sequence ATGGATAATTACAAGCAGCAGATAATAGAATTTTTTAATTCTAGAACTGCCTATGATCAGGAAAAAGGTTCTCAGCATCCGCTTGAAGCCATTTTTTTACTTGAATCTATACCTCTTCATCAAGGACAAAAAATCCTGGATATTGCCACTGGCACAGGTTTAGTTGCTATTCCCACAGCTTTAAAAGTAGGTTCAGAAGGCTATGTTATTGGTGTAGATATGTCTCCAGGAATGCTACGTCAAGCCAGAGAAAAAGTTGCAGCAGTAGGGTTAAAAAATATAGAATTCATTGAAGAAGATGCGGAGTATATACATTTTAATGATGGAAGTTTTGATGTCATCTTTTGTTGTTCATCAATTGTATATTTTATCGATATTCCTACCAGTTTACAAAAGTGGCATCGCTTTCTAAAACCAGAAGGATTCGTTGCATTTACTTGTCCTACTGAAACTGCTTATATGGCATCTGTTTACACAACTATTTGTGCTAATTTTTTCGGTGTTGAACTACCACATATTCTTGCCACACTTGGTACTCCTGAGAAGTGCCATAAGTTGCTAACCCAAGCAGGTCTTAGAGATATCGAGATTAAAATTGAAAAAAGCGGAAGATATAGCAATTTCAGTAATACAAAATTATCTAATAAATTGTTAAATTTAATATTTAAAGGTCATCCTTTGTTAGCAGAAATATCACAAGGACAATTAGATCAGTTACAAGTTGAATATAAATCAGAATTAGAAAAACTCGTAACTGATCAAGGAGTTTGGGAAGAGACTACAACTTTCTTTGTTCGGGCTAGAAAATGA
- a CDS encoding glutamate-5-semialdehyde dehydrogenase, producing the protein MTTVQVASPLIEIAQQTRLAASKLALLSTEEKNQAIEAIALALESAKDDILQANVADCQTAMDEGIAKPLYKRLQLDEHKLRDAIAGVRDVGKLDDPVGKVQIHREIDTGLILKRITCPLGVLGIIFEARPEAAIQIVSLAIKSGNGVILKGGKEALRSCEAIVKAIKKGLSHTAVNPDAVQLLTTREEILELLQLDKYVDLIIPRGSNSFVRFVQENTRIPVLGHADGICHLYVDQAADIDKAINITVDSKTQYPAACNAIETLLVHSSIASEFLPKVAAALAAHNVELRGDKRTLQILPNIGSATETDWETEYSDLILSIKIVDSLEDAISHIDNYGSRHTEAIITEDLAAAETFQALVNAAGVYHNCSTRFADGFRYGFGAEVGISTQQMPPRGPVGLEGLVTYKYQMCGDGHIVSSYTGANAKSFTHRDLE; encoded by the coding sequence ATGACTACAGTACAAGTTGCGTCTCCCCTAATTGAAATTGCCCAACAAACCCGTTTAGCGGCTAGTAAGTTGGCTTTGCTTTCGACTGAGGAGAAAAATCAAGCTATTGAAGCGATCGCTCTGGCTTTAGAATCTGCTAAAGATGATATATTACAGGCAAATGTCGCTGATTGTCAAACAGCGATGGATGAAGGAATCGCTAAACCTCTTTATAAACGGTTACAGTTAGATGAACATAAGTTAAGAGATGCGATCGCTGGTGTGCGAGATGTTGGTAAATTAGATGATCCTGTTGGTAAGGTGCAAATTCATCGAGAAATTGATACTGGTTTAATTCTCAAACGTATTACTTGCCCTTTGGGTGTTTTAGGAATTATTTTTGAGGCCCGTCCTGAAGCAGCAATTCAAATTGTTTCTTTAGCAATTAAATCAGGTAATGGTGTCATTCTCAAAGGTGGAAAAGAAGCTTTACGTTCTTGTGAAGCCATAGTTAAAGCCATTAAAAAAGGATTATCTCACACTGCTGTTAATCCAGATGCAGTGCAATTGCTAACAACTAGAGAAGAAATATTAGAACTTTTGCAATTAGATAAATATGTAGATTTAATTATTCCCAGAGGTTCTAATTCTTTTGTCAGATTCGTGCAAGAAAATACGCGCATTCCTGTATTGGGTCATGCCGATGGCATTTGTCATCTTTATGTAGATCAAGCGGCTGATATTGATAAAGCAATTAATATTACTGTAGATTCTAAAACTCAATATCCTGCGGCTTGTAATGCGATTGAAACTTTGCTAGTTCACAGCAGTATTGCTTCAGAATTTTTACCAAAAGTTGCCGCAGCTTTAGCAGCGCACAATGTAGAATTAAGAGGTGATAAACGCACTTTGCAGATTTTGCCTAATATTGGTAGTGCCACAGAAACAGACTGGGAAACAGAATACAGCGATTTGATTTTATCTATTAAAATTGTTGATTCTTTAGAAGATGCCATATCCCATATTGATAATTATGGTTCTCGTCACACAGAAGCAATTATTACAGAAGATTTAGCAGCAGCAGAAACTTTTCAAGCCTTAGTAAATGCAGCGGGAGTTTATCATAATTGTTCTACTCGTTTTGCAGATGGTTTCCGTTATGGTTTTGGTGCAGAAGTGGGAATTAGTACCCAACAAATGCCACCTCGTGGACCTGTTGGTTTAGAAGGGTTAGTAACTTATAAATATCAAATGTGTGGTGATGGTCATATTGTTAGTAGCTACACGGGTGCTAATGCTAAATCATTTACTCATCGAGATTTAGAATAA
- a CDS encoding acyl-CoA thioesterase, translated as MIFTYQRTVRFPDTDAAGVVYFANALSMCHEAYEESLRHSGINIRTFFTHPSVAFPIVHANVDFLRPMYCGDKLMISLIPQKIGIDKFNITYEITVTEVIVAKAITRHVCIDVNNRIKQELPNEMISWLEMNRRDAEGAERRKLREEII; from the coding sequence ATGATTTTCACATATCAAAGAACTGTAAGATTTCCAGATACTGATGCTGCTGGAGTGGTTTATTTTGCTAATGCTTTAAGTATGTGTCATGAAGCTTACGAAGAATCTCTCCGACATTCAGGCATAAATATCAGAACTTTTTTTACACATCCATCTGTGGCTTTTCCCATTGTTCATGCAAATGTAGATTTTTTGCGTCCGATGTATTGCGGTGACAAGTTAATGATTAGTTTAATACCACAAAAAATAGGTATTGATAAATTTAACATTACCTATGAAATTACGGTGACTGAAGTAATAGTTGCTAAGGCAATTACTAGGCACGTTTGTATTGATGTGAATAATAGAATTAAGCAGGAATTACCAAATGAGATGATTTCTTGGTTGGAAATGAACCGCAGAGACGCAGAGGGCGCTGAGAGAAGAAAATTAAGGGAAGAGATTATATAA
- a CDS encoding T3SS effector HopA1 family protein, with protein MLDNSTNQILNSLFDIASNIQISPNFCIQHPNYQPFALPATVANRFKHNSPDLQHKYLALLLRNFLHGIYYNGSLQTVLSVDADHGDYSPPKNLERNYTVGIDWDFYEQLHQNNHGIGHYDPNWEVLRLEPDRTIAVTKNNLTLYVEPECYLKSSKKSVRVGDLIAIWMPKNRLQNGCYIAVSNLGQERQVTSEANLGVGRIYFNFSPLGAIALMDTLTQQLNNANIPFSFEVLYNPGAYGRYDAGILHFERQNYPAIHKILQAVYKQHQSYFQPEIPLFTKFLAPGLSLAEEPNQKFAAQESFGMNRCQIVANALLEAWEKGKNAIEERMRIIDQHFAQHLIDVQRPYLNPSSEDIYIPLNC; from the coding sequence ATGTTAGATAATTCTACCAATCAAATCCTCAATTCTTTATTTGATATTGCCAGCAATATTCAGATTTCGCCTAACTTTTGTATTCAACATCCCAATTATCAACCTTTTGCTCTACCAGCGACAGTAGCAAATAGATTTAAACACAATTCCCCAGATTTACAACATAAATATCTGGCTCTACTATTGCGGAATTTTCTCCACGGTATTTATTATAATGGTTCGCTGCAAACTGTTTTATCAGTCGATGCTGATCATGGTGATTACTCACCACCGAAAAATTTAGAGCGAAATTATACTGTGGGCATTGATTGGGATTTTTACGAACAATTACACCAAAATAATCACGGTATTGGTCACTATGATCCTAATTGGGAAGTATTAAGATTAGAACCTGATCGGACTATAGCCGTCACTAAAAATAATTTGACATTGTATGTTGAGCCAGAATGCTATCTCAAATCTAGTAAAAAGTCTGTAAGAGTGGGTGATTTAATTGCCATTTGGATGCCCAAAAATCGCCTACAAAATGGCTGTTATATAGCGGTTAGTAATCTAGGACAGGAACGGCAAGTTACATCAGAGGCTAATTTGGGAGTAGGACGAATTTATTTTAATTTTAGTCCATTGGGTGCGATCGCTCTCATGGATACCCTCACACAACAACTCAACAACGCCAATATTCCCTTTAGTTTTGAAGTTCTTTACAACCCTGGGGCTTATGGGCGTTATGATGCTGGTATACTTCACTTTGAACGACAAAACTATCCAGCCATTCACAAAATTCTTCAAGCTGTGTACAAACAGCATCAATCTTATTTTCAGCCAGAAATTCCCCTATTTACAAAATTTTTAGCTCCCGGACTCAGTTTAGCAGAAGAACCAAACCAAAAATTTGCCGCACAGGAAAGTTTTGGTATGAACCGATGTCAAATAGTTGCTAATGCTTTGTTAGAAGCTTGGGAAAAAGGTAAAAATGCCATTGAAGAACGGATGCGGATCATTGATCAGCATTTTGCACAGCATTTAATTGATGTCCAGCGTCCTTATCTTAACCCCAGTTCTGAAGATATATACATCCCCTTAAATTGCTAA
- a CDS encoding isochorismate synthase, producing the protein MTISPCRSSFFVDYKDLHQLLLAVQEKCYENHSQQIVSISLPIDFIDPLVVLDKFAQANTLNFYFENKSKGEAIAAIDAITKLEITGKHRFSKTEEFIKDCLKNVINFGNTNQPFGATHFFCSFSFFDQHHQLDYPFPSATIFLPKLQVAVKNASCTLVVNNLIHGDINIQTILRELQSQIKTIQSLVNYSSNIEISPANFIKNQITNSGIFKHSVLSALEKIESKHLIKIVLADALDVRSYNSFNLFKSLNNLRQLHPNCYVFSTSNGKGQNFIGASPERLISIQNQQLITDALAGSAPRGKTPNEDAANANDLVNSNKEKHEHSLVIDFITQRLSQLGLFPQILAPRLRQLSNIQHLWTPITAVVPANIHPLKIVAQLHPTPAVAGAARDIACEEIRRYESFERGLYAAPLGWVDGEGNCEFIVGIRSALIDGDRARLYAGAGIVAGSDPEKEFAEVQLKLQALLKALV; encoded by the coding sequence ATGACAATTTCACCATGTCGCAGCAGTTTCTTTGTAGACTATAAAGATTTGCATCAATTACTGTTAGCCGTGCAGGAAAAGTGCTATGAAAATCACAGCCAACAAATTGTTAGTATTTCCCTGCCAATTGATTTCATAGACCCTTTAGTTGTATTAGATAAGTTTGCCCAAGCAAATACATTAAATTTTTACTTTGAGAACAAAAGCAAAGGTGAAGCTATTGCAGCCATTGATGCTATCACAAAATTAGAGATTACTGGTAAACACAGATTTAGTAAAACTGAAGAATTTATCAAAGATTGTCTAAAAAATGTGATTAATTTTGGCAATACTAACCAACCTTTCGGCGCTACTCACTTTTTTTGTAGCTTCAGCTTTTTTGATCAGCATCACCAATTAGATTATCCATTTCCATCTGCGACTATTTTTCTACCTAAATTACAAGTAGCTGTCAAAAATGCTTCTTGCACCTTAGTTGTAAATAATCTGATTCATGGTGATATTAATATTCAAACAATATTACGGGAATTACAAAGCCAAATTAAGACCATCCAATCCTTAGTAAATTACTCTTCAAACATTGAAATTTCTCCAGCGAACTTTATCAAAAACCAGATTACCAATTCCGGCATATTTAAACATTCAGTATTATCAGCATTAGAAAAAATAGAATCTAAGCATTTAATAAAAATTGTTTTAGCAGATGCCTTGGATGTCAGATCATATAATTCCTTTAACTTATTCAAATCTTTAAATAATCTGCGCCAATTACATCCTAATTGTTATGTCTTCTCTACCAGCAATGGCAAAGGACAAAACTTTATTGGTGCTAGTCCAGAACGCTTAATTAGTATTCAAAATCAGCAATTAATTACTGATGCTTTAGCAGGTTCAGCACCCAGAGGTAAAACACCTAATGAAGATGCGGCTAATGCCAACGACTTAGTTAATAGTAACAAAGAAAAACACGAACACAGCCTAGTAATTGATTTTATCACCCAACGTTTATCACAACTAGGTTTATTTCCGCAAATTTTAGCCCCGCGTCTACGACAATTATCTAATATCCAACATTTATGGACACCAATTACGGCTGTAGTACCTGCTAACATCCACCCTTTAAAAATCGTTGCCCAATTGCATCCGACACCAGCAGTTGCAGGTGCAGCCAGAGATATTGCTTGTGAGGAAATTCGCCGTTATGAAAGTTTTGAAAGAGGTTTATATGCTGCACCTTTAGGTTGGGTAGATGGGGAAGGAAATTGTGAGTTTATTGTCGGTATTCGTTCAGCATTAATAGATGGCGATCGCGCCAGACTTTATGCTGGTGCTGGTATCGTCGCCGGTTCTGATCCTGAAAAGGAATTTGCTGAGGTACAACTTAAACTGCAAGCATTACTCAAAGCATTAGTTTAA
- a CDS encoding 2-succinylbenzoate--CoA ligase — protein sequence MKQPLDYLQNFKNHAWLIGDDSQEFYQIATELYFQLIELSKKAIPPKIILAEREPVRFLASFIAACAAKCPVFLCNPDWGKNEWEQVFNLVQPDIVWGLETGDWGLGTGNNNLSAISNSIMIPTGGSSGKIKFAIHTWETLTASVQGFIEYFQLNAVNSFCVLPLYHVSGLMQFMRSFITGGKLVITSFKEIESQRIPNINHSDFCISLVPTQLQKLLQKPELTTWLSQFETVLLGGAPAWEELLEKARFHHIRLAPTYGMTETASQIVTLKPDDFLNGKNNSGQILPHAQVTIDNLTGNILIKAKSLALGYYPQLWENPNNFLVDDIGFLDAEGYLHIIGRSSNKIISGGENIYPIEVESAIRKTNLIIDVCVIGIPDKHWGQALTAIYIPKNPNTSILEIETHLKDKLSKFKIPKHWISLPNLPRNAQGKINHPELQKIAEDFLAHSSHNS from the coding sequence ATGAAACAACCTTTAGATTATTTACAAAATTTTAAAAATCATGCTTGGTTAATTGGTGATGATAGCCAAGAGTTTTATCAAATAGCCACAGAATTATATTTTCAATTAATTGAATTATCGAAAAAAGCCATCCCCCCCAAAATAATTTTAGCTGAACGCGAACCAGTGAGATTTTTAGCCAGTTTTATTGCTGCTTGTGCTGCTAAGTGTCCAGTCTTTTTATGTAATCCCGACTGGGGAAAAAATGAGTGGGAACAAGTTTTTAATTTGGTGCAACCGGATATAGTTTGGGGACTGGAGACTGGGGACTGGGGACTGGGGACTGGGAATAATAACTTATCAGCAATCTCAAATTCGATTATGATTCCTACAGGTGGTTCATCGGGAAAGATTAAATTTGCGATTCATACATGGGAAACATTAACGGCATCTGTGCAAGGGTTTATAGAATATTTTCAGTTAAATGCAGTTAATTCTTTTTGTGTATTACCCCTATATCATGTCAGTGGTTTGATGCAGTTTATGCGAAGTTTTATCACTGGCGGTAAATTAGTTATTACCTCATTTAAAGAAATCGAATCTCAACGAATACCTAATATTAATCATTCAGATTTTTGCATATCTTTAGTTCCTACTCAGTTACAAAAACTGCTACAAAAGCCCGAATTAACAACATGGCTTAGTCAGTTTGAAACCGTACTTTTAGGAGGTGCGCCGGCATGGGAGGAATTGTTAGAAAAAGCGAGATTTCATCACATTAGATTAGCACCTACCTATGGGATGACAGAAACAGCTTCTCAAATTGTTACTCTTAAACCTGATGATTTTTTGAATGGTAAAAATAACAGTGGGCAAATTTTACCCCATGCCCAAGTAACCATTGATAATCTAACAGGAAATATTCTGATTAAAGCAAAATCTTTGGCTTTAGGTTATTATCCGCAGCTTTGGGAAAATCCAAATAATTTCTTAGTGGATGATATTGGGTTTTTAGATGCCGAAGGATATTTACATATTATCGGACGTAGTAGTAATAAAATTATTTCTGGAGGTGAAAATATTTATCCGATAGAAGTTGAATCAGCAATTAGAAAAACAAACCTGATTATTGATGTTTGTGTAATTGGTATACCTGATAAACATTGGGGACAAGCGTTAACAGCTATTTATATTCCTAAAAACCCAAATACCTCTATTTTAGAAATTGAAACTCATCTCAAAGATAAACTTAGTAAATTTAAGATTCCTAAACATTGGATTTCCCTACCAAACCTACCCCGTAACGCCCAAGGTAAAATCAACCACCCCGAACTCCAAAAAATCGCTGAGGATTTTCTTGCTCACTCATCTCATAATTCTTAA